From the genome of Solidesulfovibrio magneticus RS-1:
CTGTCGCAATAACTTCGGGAGCAGGCCATGGCCACGTCGATGACACAACTCCTGCGCAAGGCGGCGAAGAGCCGCATGGCCGGGCAGCCACCCGCGGCAGCCGCCGCTCCGGAGGGCCGTCGGGAGGTTTTTGCCGACGCCGCTCCCCATATCGAGCAGACAAATCTAGCAGATAAAGCACTTATAAAAACCAATCAGACAAACCCGACTGACGAAATCGACAGTTTGTTTCAACAGTTGAAGCCGACAGTTGAGCTCGTAAGAGTAGTTCAACCGCTGGCCCCAACAGCCGAGCAGACAAAGCAGGCAGACAAAATCAGCGGGCAGACAGACACGCCAAGCACACAAATAAAGCAGTATAAACCAACAAACAAATCCAGCATAGAAAGTCAGCAGCCAAAACAAGCGCTAAAAGTAGACAGCCAAAAAGAACAGACAAAGCAGACAGAAAAACCAAGCGGACTCGCCGCCCCGGCCATGCGGCTGCCGCCGCGCCTGCCCATCGCCACCATGGCCCAGAAAACCCTGGCCACCCATTTCCTGGAGACCGGCCCCGTGGTCACGACCTACGCCGTCATTGCTGCTGAAACCGGCGTTCCCCTGGGCACGGCGCGCACCATCATCGACAAGTTCGTCGCCGCCGGTTGGCTGCGCAAGGAGCAGTGGGGCGCCGGCCGCAATCGGGCCCTTTCCCTGGCCCCCACCGAGGCCTTGGCCGCTGTCACGCGTGATAGTCAAGCAGACAAAGTTTACATACAAAGCCAGCAGACAAAGCAACCATACAAACCAAGAGGACGAGATCAGCAGTCAAGTTCAGCTGTGGAATTCAACAGCGAAAACGCCCCTCTTAAGATAGAAAGAAAGAATCTTTCTATCTCCTCGGAGACGGTGCGCACATCCTGGCCCTGCCTGGCCCGGGCCGGTTTCGGATTGGCCCAGCTTGAACAGATCCACGACGCCCTGGCGCAGCTTGGCAAATCCGCCGACCGGATCATCCAGGGCCTGGACCACGCCGAATGGGAACTGGCCGAGGGGAAAATGCTGGACAAGGCAGGGCAGCCCGTGGCCGATCCCTGCGCCTGGGTTTTCCGCTCCCTGGCCAGCAAAGGCTATTATCGCCGCCCGGCCGGCTACGTCAGCGCCGAGGAGCAGGCCGAACTCGACGCGGCCAACGAAGCCAAGGCCCTGGCCCAAAGCCGCGAACAAGCCCGGCTAGCCCGATTCCGAGCCTGGGAGCAGGGGCTGAGCCGGGAAGCGCGGGAAAAAGCCCTGGAAGACCGGCGTGGACCGGAAGAGAGCTGGTTGAAAAATTTTTGGATCAAACTTGGAGAACCGACGTAGCATGAGACGGTCTGTTGCAGCAGGTTGAGACCACTGCACAATGTATTTGAGGTATCGGCATTTTGTCTTGTTGGTCTTTTTCGAGCGTTAAATAGGTCGTTGCTTGAGGTAAACCTCCGGTGTGACCTTGGCCCCCTTGACTTGGCTCATTGTGTAATGCCAAGAAACGCGATTATTCAAGTAAAGTAGATTGATATGAAGAAAATTGTCTTGTCCTCAGCTGTCGCAATTGTAGCGTTTATTTATTTCTTCCTGATTACTCAAACACTATTGTGGTATATGTTTGATGTCGATATAAATGACAACATTCCTACGGCAATAGATTATTTGCAATATTGGAAAGAAGTTTATAATTTTCGCGAGTGCGCTGACAAAACCGGATATTTTGGACACGAAGAGTTGCTCGCAACCATCATTAAATGGGGGATAGATTGCCAGGGTGCTTCACATGGCATACTTAATCCTATTTTTTATTCTTTTTTTTCATGGGGAAATTGGCAATATGATACGCCTATTTATAGCAATCTTGTCTTTACCGCCCTCGGGATCGGACTCTATAACCTGTTGGCAAGTCCGTCGTTGCGGCAGTTTGGTCGTGCTTTTTTAGTGTTTTTATCGCTCTATCCTATCTATTTGCTAAATTCTTATAATTCATTTCAATCAGTCCATATTCTGATCGCCTGCATCGTCTCCGGACTTGTTGCCAGACTCGTTGAAACTGACACGCCGAAGGTCAGGCGACGCTTATGGCTCGGACTGCTTGCGGCTGTGGGAGTGGGCGCGTTCTTGCGCAACAACTGGGCTTTGTTTCTACCCGCTCTGGTGGTGTTGCCCGATGTTTCGTCTAGGCGGCGTTGGGCGATCATCATTTGCTCACTGGCGGGCGCGGCGCTTCTTGGCTTTGCCTTCGACGCGACGCGCTCGCCATATCCTTATCCTGAATTTTCCGAGGATTTGCGGCCCTATGTCATGCCGGCTCTGGCCAAGGGCGATTTCTCGATCTTATGGAAACAAATCGGAATTAACCTTCAGACATTGATCGCTTTTGTAGGCAAGGGGGATTTCGATACGATCTATGGTTTGTTTCTGCTTGCAGCCGCCACGGCCTTGTGTCTCGGACTGCCCCCTTCCGGTAGGGGGCAGCGGCTTTCCCTGTTCGGGCTGAGCATCTTGGGCGTTTCCGTCGTCAGTGCCGCCGCCTTGTATTACGTGTTCCAGGTCATGCTGCTCAAGATTGTCCTTCAGGGGTTCCTCATCGTTGTACTGGCTTCGGTACGCTATATCGATAGCCGCCGCCTCGCATTCTTTCTGATTGTTAATATCCTGTTTTTGCCGTCTTTCCTGGAACGGTTCCGCAAGGTCGGAGAGGAATACCTGTACGCTCCGGAAAAGCGCTTGGCCATTGAGACGTTTCGCGCGCAAACCGCCTCTTATTTTCAGAATATTTCCTCGGATCGCTGGAAAAATACCGTACTCATATTTAGTTACACGCCGCAATTGCTTGGCTTGCCACCTTGCGTCAACGTCATGGACACGTGGGAAAGTTTTTTGCGGGAGCGCGACTATCGGGTGCGGACCGGATTTGCGTTGGTCATGGATCCAGCAATCGAGAAACGTCTGTTGGAGCAAAATAACTTGCGCCTGCTGACGACGACGGAGGTGGGGAGGCTTTATGCCGTGGATTGATTCGAGTCGTCTTGCCTGGAAACGATTGTGCGTTGGCGGGATGGCCTGCTTACTGCTCGGCATAGCTTTGGCGGCGTATGGTTGGCGTCCGTCCCGCATCTGGCGAACGGCTGATTGCCTCATGACCCGTCACGCGGCGCTTTGGCCGCACCATCGTTTTGAAGGGTTCTTCAAAACCACCACGGTGGAGCAGGCCGTCGCGATCCAGGCCATGGAAAATTGCGAACTGCGCCTTGGGGACGACCAAATCCCCTATGTCACGCCGCGCGATCCCGGTAAGCTTGCCTTGCTGCACGTAAGGATTCGCAAGGATTTCGACGAATACGTTTTCTTTCCACGCGTTTCCAAAAATTCGGAAGTGCTTGTTTGTGAGGACAATATCCTCAACGTCTTGTTCCGACTCAAGGGTGAGGAAGATTGGACCCCGATAGGGCGTCGCTATCTGCTGGATCTGTCGTGCTGCGAACATGGTGAGGAGCCCCGGCAATTTTCAGTCAATCTGGTCATTGTATTGCGCGGCCCGTGGGCACAGGTCTGGCTTCCCGGAGAGAAGGCGTTTTTCCGTTAATCTTAGAGCCTGTCTCACGAAGATTTTCAGCGCTAATCGGGCAAAGTGCCATCCTTCACTGGGTTGAAACGATTTTCAACCGACATACCCTCTTATCCGGCGTCTGCGCTCATATTGCTGGTAGCAGACGATTGTTTCCGATATAATCTCTTCTTTTGCCCTAGGTGGCCACCAAGATATGTCTATAGAGCTTGAGGATATTGTGCGTTAAGCACCATAGATCAAATTCACCACCTACTTTTTCAAGACCACGAAGCAGAAATTTTGCCAGATTACGACAGTCCTTTATTTGACCATAAGGAGCTTCTGCGATTTGACCTCGAAGTCGGTACAATGCTTTCCCGACCTTGGTCCTAAGCTTTCGTTCCATTCGCTCCTTCAGGCTCATGTCTTTGGGGATGCGCCCTCGGGGAGCCGCGACATTCTCACAGCGCTGCTTATGATCCTTCTTCACGGCAATATAAGGGTCGGCAGAACCAGGCTGATCCATGTATTCCAGGTTGGCTTGGCTGCAATAACCAGCATCGGCCAGAATCTTATCCGGCTCTTCCCCGATCTCGTAAAGATTTGCCTCGGCCAACTCAACCATTGGTTTCAACTGTCCAAAATCATTGCATTCACTAACCACGTCGCAGGCAATGATGACTTGGTCCTGGCTCACCACGGTCTGGGCGTTGTACCCCTGGATGAACCCCTTGCGCGTCTTCATTATCCGGCTTTCAGGGTCGGTCAGATTGGCCTTGGCCTCGCTGTCGACTTCCTGATTGATGGTCTTGGGTTTAGGTCCCCGCTTCTTTTTACCCGTCTTCTGCTCCTCACGTTCGCGAGCCTTCTGAGCGGCTTCCTGCTCCTTGGTCCGTTCCTGGGCCTGGGCCTCAAGTTCGGCTTTGGCCTTGCGAATCAGCGCCAAGCGCTCCTTCGCTGTTGCTACCTTGGGGAGGCCAACCCCTCAGCCTCGCGGATCAGGTGCGCCAGACAGGCCTGTCGCAGCCCCACCCATTGGCGATACACGGCGTAACCGTCGGCGACCAGAATGCCGGACCATCCCTGGACAAGCTCCTCGAACGCGGCTTTAGAGCGCCTGGGATGGATCATGAACAATGCGGCGCGGGAACTGGCCAGAACCCAAAGCCAGACCAGTTTGGCCTTGCGACGCCAAGAGGTCTCGTCAACATGTCCAACCGGCGCGCTCCTCGCGACCTTGGCGATGCTATCGTAATGTGGCTTGATGGCTTGAGAGACCCGATCAATGACTTTCTGAATCCCGCCTTGGCTGATGGGCAGGCCGAAGACGGACAAGAGGTAGTCCTGCACAGCGCGACGGCTGTCCCCATGGATGCCGCAAAGCTCGGCGATGTTGGCCGAAAGCCGGGGTCCAAAGCCCGTGCGTTTCTCTGGCGGGACCAGAGCTTTGATCATTCGGCCGCACCGAGAGCAACGTAACCGTCAAAAGAAGTCCTTCTTACGTCTCCTGAGTTTTCTGGCATGGAATGTCCCCAGGAGGGACGCCCATGGCAGCATCAGCAACGGAGCATAGATCAGAGAAGGCGGCGTATTGGGCTGGACATTTTGAGTCTTGGCGAGGCAGTGGTCTGAGCCAGGGGGCTTACTGCCGGCGGCATGACCTTTCCCCAAGTTCATGGGGCTATTGGCGGAAGCGTTTGGCGAGATCGGCCGACGAAGAGCCAGCGCCTTGCTTCGCAATCGTCCCTGTGTCGCTGTCCGCGTCGCCCCAGGCGGACATGGCAACCGCGCCTGAGCCGATGCTGGTGCACGTGGGCAACGCCTTTCGCATTGAGATCAGAGGCGACTTCGCCGCGCCGGTGCTGGAAAAGCTTGTCCGCACGCTGGCTCGGTTATGATGCTGCCGGCAAACGACGTTCGGGTTTACTTGGCCCTGGGGGCCACGGACATGCGCAAGGCCATCGACGGCCTGTCCATCCTGGTGTCACAGCAGCTTACGCTCGATCCGTTCGCCGGCCACTTGTTCGGATTTTGTAACCGCAGTCGGACTATCGTCAAGCTGCTCTACTGGGATCGCAATGGCTTTTGTCTCTGGCAAAAGCGCCTGGAGCGCCATGTGTTTCGCTGGCCAACTCACGAGGCCGAGGTGCTGTCCATCGACTCCAGGCAGCTCGCTTGGCTGCTCGACGGACTTGATCCTCTGGCCGTGAAAGGGCATTCCCGGCTAGAGTATTCGACGCTCTTTTGACCAGTATTATCTTGATTAAATTGAATAATACTGACATATTGCTCAGGCCGTGGACATCAATTCCCTTCCTGACGACCCCGCCGTTCTCAAGAGTGTCATTGCCGATCATCGGACGCAAATTGCCCAATTGGAGCAGCGCCTTCGGCTCCTGAACTTGATCATTTACGGTCCCAAATCCGAGAAAACCCCCCGTACCGGCCAGGAGCAGCAGCTTTCCCTCTTCGACGAAGCCGAACAGACTGTGGAGGAGCACAAGCCGCAGACTTTCGAGGAGGCCTGCGCTCCGGCGGGCACCCGCCGCAAACGCGGCCGTCGCCCCATCCCTGCGGATCTGCCCCGGGTGGAGATCATCCACGACCTGCCGGAATCGGAGAAGGCCTGCCCCTGCGGCGCTGAGCTGGTCCGCATCGGTGAGGAAGTCAGCGAAAAGCTCGACATCGTACCGGCCAAAATCCAGGTCATCCGCCACATCCGGCCAAAATACGCCTGCCGGACCTGCGAAGGTGTGGAGGACGATGGGCCGACGGTGAAAACCGCGCCCATGCCGCCCCAAATCATCCCCCAGGGCATCGTGACCACGGGCCTTTTGGCCCATGTCGCCGTGGCCAAGTATGCCGACGCGCTGCCCCTGTACCGCCAGGAGGATCAGTTCGCTCGCCTGGGGCTGTACATCTCTCGGGGAACCCTGGCCGGCTGGATGATCCGCGTGGCCAAGGCCTGCGAGCCGCTCATCGACATGATCATCGCTGAAATTCGTTCCGGGCCCATCGTCAACATGGACGAAACCACGGTCCAGGTGCTGCGCGAGCTGGACCGGGCCAACACCAGCAAGTCGTACATGTGGGTCGCCCAGGGCGGAACACCGGGAAAGCCGGTCGTCCTGTTTCGCTATCATCCGACCCGCGCCGGCAGCGTGGCTGCGGAAATTCTTGGCGACTTCAAAGGCTATCTCCAAACTGACGGCTACACAGGCCGTTGCAAAAAGCTGTTTCCGGCTATTCTCCCCCGCAGATGACGGCGATGGGCATGATTCCACAGCATCGTCCTTCGACCACCATGACGATGGCCAAATAGGCCATTGAGGGATGCTGATTGGGCCAAATGAGCGCAAGCCAGGCACTGGCCCAGCCCCTGGGGGTGCCATGGCCGGTCTTGACCCGCATCAGCAGGCCGAGATTGAAACCGGCCACATGGAGCAGATACCGTTTCTGGATGTTCTCCCGTCCCCGGAGCCAGACCCGGCGCATACCGCCAGACCGGTCCAGCGTATGCTCGAAGCTTCTTTCGACCAGTTCCGTCCGCTGTTTTCCCATGGCCTTCCCGACCATCGACGATATCCGGATTCGGTTGTTGTACACGGCGCGCCGCGCCTCATGATCGCCACGCCAGGAGTTCAGGCCGTTGCGCTTGGGTTCGGCGATTCTCGTCCGCCATGGCCCTCCGTCCAGGTCTTTGAGGACATCCCGGGAGAAATAGCCCTTGTCCGCGACCAGTTCCGCAGGATCGTCCGGGCATGGCGGTGTGGAAGTGACCCGTCGCAAACTTTCTTGAGCGGCTTTCAGCGTCTTTTGCAGAGTCGAAGTGTCCCCCTTGTCCGCTTCATGCACCTCGACCGCCACGACCGCGCCGGTGTCCAGGTCCACCGCGTGCTCCGGCTTGTACGCCAGATGCGTTCGGCCATCCTTCATCTTGGCGATCTTCGCCTCGGGATCGACCTGCGACTGCCAGTCCTTGTTCGAAAGCGTCTTGCCGACGCGCTTGCGGTCCATGCGAGCCAGATCCTCATCCGTCGGAGAGTCGATGCCGCTCTCCTTAGCCATGCGCAGGAGCATCTTGCGGTAGCTCTCACCCGTGTCCCGGCGCACGATGGTTTTGAGCGCCGCGTTGGCCTCCATGGTCGAAGCGTCCACGCCAATGCGGCCTCCAAGGACCAAGCCATCCTTGCTGAGCACCTTGAGAACCCAGGTGAAAACCTCTTGGTGGGTCGCCAGCGGCAGACGGGACCGTGTCCGACTGAGCGAGGAATGATCCGGCACAGACTCCTTGGGCGAAAGCTGGAGAAAATCCCGGAGGGAAAGCGAATCGGCGCAGCGCCACTCAATGCCGCGCTCGCTGTCGATGCCCTCGAAATACCCCACGAGGTGCATCCGAAAATACCGGCCAGGCGGAATGGAGGGACGCCCCTTGTCGGAATAGAAGGGCTTGCACAGCTTCTCGGCGAAACCATCGAAGGCGGCTTTCCGGAGAGTCTGCTGGAGACGATCGTAAAAAGCGTGCCCACGAGACCGAGGAATCTCATCCCAGGCCAGATACATCGTCCCCTGCTGATCACCCTGACGGCCAAGCCCCATCAGATCACCTCCGGAACCGCGATGGCTGGATTCTCGGTCACTTGGCGGAGTTTTTCAACACGCTGTACAGCGGCTACGAGGCTCTGGGCGAACGGGAAGGTCTGCGCCACCTCGGCTGCATGGCCCATGTCCGGCGCAAATTCGTCGAAGTCGAGAAGACTGCCGGCAAGAAGGCCAAAGGTGGCACGGCCCATGCCGTCTTCGATCTGATCGGTAAGCTCTACGGCGTGGAGCACCAAGCCGAAAAGCAGAAGCTCAATCCCGAGCAGATCAAGGCCTTGCGAGCCGAAAAGTCCAGGCCGATACTGGACAAGCTCAAGGCGCTGCTCGATGCTCGCGTTGCCAGCACGCCGCCCAAGAGTCTGCTTGGCAAGGCCATCGGCTATGCCATCAAACAGTGGGAGCGGTTGGTCGTCTATCTGGAAGACGGCCGACTGCGTCCGGACAACAACCTGGCCGAAAACGCTATCCGTCCCTTTGCCGTGGGCCGCAAAAACTGGCTGTTCTCAGGCCATCCGCGCGGAGCCGACGCCTCGGCCACCATCTACTCCCTCATCGAAACGGCCAAGGCCAACGGGCTGGAGACATACCGTTATCTGCGCCACCTCTTCGAGCACTTGCCGGCGGCAACCACTGACGCCCAACGCAAGGCCCTCCTGCCCCAGTACATCGATCCTCAAAGCCTTATCATGCCTGCCTGAGCTTATCCTGCTTCCTGCTCGCCCTGACAAGACGCGCCTTATTGAGCGCTTACAGAGCAACGGCCTTGGTAAAGGATGATGTGTTCCACATCGAGCCTGGGCTCGGGAATCTCGATGTGTTGATGGATGTAGTAGGGCTCGGGATCAATCAGGTCGGGGCAGCCGCATGCACACGGACCGGGATGAAGTTCCGTGATTTCCGTGGGCCGAAGACACTGCTGGCGGACACCGATGCGTTTTTTGCGGGGTTCGGTCTTGTTGGTCTTCTTCGCCCTGGGCTTGAAAGGGCTGTCTGATGACGGCGGCTTGTTGGAATTAGCGGAATTCTGATTGAGCTTGGCCTGAAGTGCTTCAATTTCGAGCCGGAGCTTCCGGTTCTCGACAGTCAGTTCATGGACGAAGCCCAGCATGGGCCACGGTGTGTGCCTGACCACTTCAGGCGTAATGAGCTTGGCAGACGCCATGGCGTGATCCATTTGAAAACAATGGGCATTTCATAGAAAATGTCCAGAGGGTGTGAGCGGGTACCTTCAGTCCAATCGTCAGCCTGTGGATCCCCACGCTCAAAGTCATGCATCCTCATCCAAACCAGCGCTTTTACGCCAAACACCCGAGGTAGGAGCCCAGTGCGGTAGTTACGCTCGCTAGGATCTGTGCGGGGGGCAATCCGAAAGGGTGGTCCCTACCGCGACCGGCGCAGGTGCACATGAATAGTTGTTGTCAGTGCCCTAGGAGTAATTTACACTCAACATAGTGACACGCCATGGTCTCGGCCGCCCTGCGCCAAGCCTTTTTACAGCCGGACGCAGTCCGCGCCAGCCAGACCTGGCGGCATGTCGCTGACCAGCTTCGCGGCAAATGGCCGAAACTTACCAGCTTCATGGACGAAACCGAGCACGACGGGCTGGCACATGACCTTCCCGGCCA
Proteins encoded in this window:
- a CDS encoding transposase is translated as MGLGRQGDQQGTMYLAWDEIPRSRGHAFYDRLQQTLRKAAFDGFAEKLCKPFYSDKGRPSIPPGRYFRMHLVGYFEGIDSERGIEWRCADSLSLRDFLQLSPKESVPDHSSLSRTRSRLPLATHQEVFTWVLKVLSKDGLVLGGRIGVDASTMEANAALKTIVRRDTGESYRKMLLRMAKESGIDSPTDEDLARMDRKRVGKTLSNKDWQSQVDPEAKIAKMKDGRTHLAYKPEHAVDLDTGAVVAVEVHEADKGDTSTLQKTLKAAQESLRRVTSTPPCPDDPAELVADKGYFSRDVLKDLDGGPWRTRIAEPKRNGLNSWRGDHEARRAVYNNRIRISSMVGKAMGKQRTELVERSFEHTLDRSGGMRRVWLRGRENIQKRYLLHVAGFNLGLLMRVKTGHGTPRGWASAWLALIWPNQHPSMAYLAIVMVVEGRCCGIMPIAVICGGE
- the tnpA gene encoding IS66 family insertion sequence element accessory protein TnpA produces the protein MAASATEHRSEKAAYWAGHFESWRGSGLSQGAYCRRHDLSPSSWGYWRKRLARSADEEPAPCFAIVPVSLSASPQADMATAPEPMLVHVGNAFRIEIRGDFAAPVLEKLVRTLARL
- a CDS encoding transposase, yielding MALIRKAKAELEAQAQERTKEQEAAQKAREREEQKTGKKKRGPKPKTINQEVDSEAKANLTDPESRIMKTRKGFIQGYNAQTVVSQDQVIIACDVVSECNDFGQLKPMVELAEANLYEIGEEPDKILADAGYCSQANLEYMDQPGSADPYIAVKKDHKQRCENVAAPRGRIPKDMSLKERMERKLRTKVGKALYRLRGQIAEAPYGQIKDCRNLAKFLLRGLEKVGGEFDLWCLTHNILKLYRHILVAT
- the tnpB gene encoding IS66 family insertion sequence element accessory protein TnpB (TnpB, as the term is used for proteins encoded by IS66 family insertion elements, is considered an accessory protein, since TnpC, encoded by a neighboring gene, is a DDE family transposase.); amino-acid sequence: MMLPANDVRVYLALGATDMRKAIDGLSILVSQQLTLDPFAGHLFGFCNRSRTIVKLLYWDRNGFCLWQKRLERHVFRWPTHEAEVLSIDSRQLAWLLDGLDPLAVKGHSRLEYSTLF
- a CDS encoding IS66 family transposase — protein: MIKALVPPEKRTGFGPRLSANIAELCGIHGDSRRAVQDYLLSVFGLPISQGGIQKVIDRVSQAIKPHYDSIAKVARSAPVGHVDETSWRRKAKLVWLWVLASSRAALFMIHPRRSKAAFEELVQGWSGILVADGYAVYRQWVGLRQACLAHLIREAEGLASPR
- the tnpC gene encoding IS66 family transposase, which gives rise to MDINSLPDDPAVLKSVIADHRTQIAQLEQRLRLLNLIIYGPKSEKTPRTGQEQQLSLFDEAEQTVEEHKPQTFEEACAPAGTRRKRGRRPIPADLPRVEIIHDLPESEKACPCGAELVRIGEEVSEKLDIVPAKIQVIRHIRPKYACRTCEGVEDDGPTVKTAPMPPQIIPQGIVTTGLLAHVAVAKYADALPLYRQEDQFARLGLYISRGTLAGWMIRVAKACEPLIDMIIAEIRSGPIVNMDETTVQVLRELDRANTSKSYMWVAQGGTPGKPVVLFRYHPTRAGSVAAEILGDFKGYLQTDGYTGRCKKLFPAILPRR
- a CDS encoding DUF6444 domain-containing protein, with protein sequence MASAKLITPEVVRHTPWPMLGFVHELTVENRKLRLEIEALQAKLNQNSANSNKPPSSDSPFKPRAKKTNKTEPRKKRIGVRQQCLRPTEITELHPGPCACGCPDLIDPEPYYIHQHIEIPEPRLDVEHIILYQGRCSVSAQ